The Pocillopora verrucosa isolate sample1 chromosome 9, ASM3666991v2, whole genome shotgun sequence genome includes the window ACAAAATTCATCTGATCCCTCATTCCCCCAAGGCTCTGTCATTAGTATTCCAATGATACCCCtgattggcagtcaattttctattaAATAGTCCCCCCTTAAACTTCATAAGCAAAAACTCATCCCTCCTCTGATCCATTTGAAAACTACGTAAATGCAGCCCCACATACtgattggcagtcaattttctattaAATAGTCCCCCCTTAAACTTCGTAAGCAACAACTCATCCCCTCTCTGTTCCATTTGAAAATTATGTAAATGCAGCCCCTTATACTGATGGTCCATGTGCAACAATATCAAATCTACATTCACCTTAAAAGCTTCCACTGACTGCTCAACACAAGCTGACTCATTCAGTGTGTCAGTATGGATGGTAatctacaaaaaataacaataatcatAACTGACAGAATGTTCACCACAATCATGAACATTACTAAGTGAAATTTGAAGCATCATTATAGTATTTGATAATGATTTatcattaataattataattaatgaaTCATTAATAAATAATTGCTAATACTCACCTGCACATCGTGTTTCTCAGCAGCAGTCAGTGCACAGTCAATTGCAGCAGGGGTTGTTCCCCAGTCTTCGTGGAGCTTTAACCTGtttggaaacaaagaaaattagatGAATACTGACTCTATAGCTGCAAGTGATCCAAAAAAGCCAGAttttaataaaatgtaaaattctggCAGGAAAAAGACAACAGctttatctttccctttttttccatatttaaagtctaatgttttgttttccctttaaATTTAGTTTCCTTTATGTCACCTACATGCAGAAGGAAAAATGCACTCTTAAAGCTTATAGAAAGCAAATATTCTtttacagaatttctccatgtcttattaacccttcacaccctagcatcagtatgcatattctccatactgttctgtatacatttcctagaATACttagaaggagaatttgttgagaaatcaagagcttgtttggTTGGTGATaattaaggagaaattagatgcctgCAGTCTCCCTTAGGGGCTAAAGGAATATTTCTTACCCTATTGCACCGGCCTTAATTTGTTCTTCTAACTCTGCTGCAACTCCACTAGACTTTGAAGTGTTTCCCTTGCCTAAAAGCaggaattattttgaattcaattCATCAGAATGTTCAGTAAAATGTTAATATggaaaatgaaggaaagaaGAATCAAAGAAACTAAACTTGGCTCACCTGTGAAGCCAAAGTTAAGAGGAAAACCATCTGTGCTTTGAATCATTGCCCTGaaacattaaattatttttggacAATCACATATTTATGTATATTTGTGTATTTATACTTCTTAATTTAAGATTGTGGTGTAATTTGTAATCGCATCTTCATCACCATGGAATGTAATTACGTAACTCACTTGATGTGGTTTGGTCCAGGAGTACAAGTGGTCGCACAAGTACCAGTTGCAGGCCCtgttaagaacaaaaaaagtgtttgaagTGAAAAATTTCTCCGACAATCACTTTCCAATTAGTGAATGATTTGAGTGAAAATAGTTGTTGTCATCAGTGATCACTAACTAACTTGTTATTTAGGTCTCTACTTGGTAGTGTTCCTTCTATATTATTTGATGACTTAGTGGTGCAATtactgaaaaattaattaatccAGCTGTCAGTTGAATTTCTTACCAACACGAACAGGTAGTCTAAGAATTTACACTCCTTCTGGTTAATGGTATGTTCCTTACATATTTGGGTCTTTCCACATGATATAGCATATTCCAACAATTTCCCTTCCCAGACCACAATccattttgacaaaaattattaGGTGATGACCATGAGACGCAGTGATAAATAAAGGTCCAACAAGTTCAGGGAAGGAGAAACGTCCTTCTTCAACAAGGCTAACTACTAgtaattaattttgtaaactATCAGAAAACTCCATACCAGTGCCTCCTCCAACCATGGTGGTAAGTCCAGATGCAATTGCTTCTTCAGCAAGTTGTGGGCAAGTGAAGTGAATGTGTGCGTCAATCCCACCTGCTGTCAAGATGAGTCCTTCACCAGCTATGACTTCTGTGCCAACACCACAAACCATCCCCTAACATGAAATAACTAAATGATGAGCTTAAATTTACAGAAACATTTAAGCAAAGCTTTTATTAATAGAAATCTTAAACATCCATTCCCTATCCAAAAATTAAGCATCTTAAAATATGATTGTTTAATACTGAACCACTGGCATGGCTGCCATACagttaaattaaataatatattattGAGATGTACTTAAGGGAGATGCTTACAAGTGCATCACAAATCACCTTTCAAAAAATATGTTGTCAtaaattatgatgaaaaatgtatAATTTACCAACCTCTGTAACACCTGCCATCACATCTGGGTTACCACCTTTTCCAATGGCAGAAATCATACCATTCTAAACAAATAGGAACAAAACAACAGAATccataaaaaacaataaataaatacctCAAGCAATAGTCACAGGTCTGCAATACACAACTGCACCACACAAAATCAGAGCCTAACTTAACTGAAAGAATCTATGTTGCATTTACATTTTCTGAGAATTATGAGCTTTCAGCTCAGCGGTTTTCCCAGGATAGAAGGGGGTGGACAGGCTACTCACTGGAAATTGACTCAGAGGACCCTACTCTAGGTAGGGATTTTAATGCTTGTGCACTGCCTCAGGGTCAGAACATGACCTGGCTGCCATCTCAGAAGGCCATGTGAAATGGCCTCTTTGGTCTCTTGGGGTGTAATTTTGACATTCATATCATAGATACCCAAGAGTGGGAAAATTGACTTTCTAACTCCTGAAAATGTCAAATAGCATTGGGGTCACCCCCTCTCCCCTTTCCACCCTGGGCCAAACCTTTGTGAGGTACTTTGCAGTACTTCGTCATATCTAACACTAGCGCAGAGGACACACCTTTATTCCCACGTCAGCCTTTATAACACCAGCAACTGCATCCACAATCAGGGCATTAGTGATGACAGTGTCCAGAGCTGTGTCATTGGTGACATTTGCTGCCTGGCCCATGCCTTCCCTCAAAACCTGTAGGGAAGATAAGACATCAAACTAATGCAGCTGACGAGAATTTGTGACAAGAATGAGTGTGAAATTCTGAGAGAGATATAATGTCCTCACAACATAAAAGGTTTATATGACAAGAAGCAAAAGATCTTACTAATCCTTGGCCAAAATGGTTGTTCACAAAACTTTCTGATACTGCAAGAAGGGGTTTCACACACACATtgatacaaaaaagaaatgattttacAAGGTAATTTTGATTACAAAATAAGAGCTTACCTTTCCACCTCCAAATTTAAGTTCATCTCCATACACTGTGTAATCTTTTTCCACCTCAACAATGAGACAACTGTCACCAAGACAGACCTGATCAAGAGGAACAATAAAATTCACTTTGGCAAACATTAACATCTATAAAATAATTAACGATCCTAAACCTGTCCTAACTAGCTAGCCATATTTTCCTCCTCAATGAAACATGCACTATTTAATGACTGGTTAATGAAAACTCTGTTTCACCTCTAATAGCAGCTCTTCAGGCTTGTAATTAATAATGGtgataggactgagtggagtccactACAGTCTATACCATAAGAGTGATCAAAAAATCGGACAATCACAAAGTGGAagtcaaattaattttgttaatcaggagtatgattacagacagaattggacaacaagaagtcctgttaccaattaatcaaaactatgacaaaatttgaaaaagaaactagacTAAAACAATTAACTCTGTGAAATGCACGACAACAGCTAGTGCACACACATATTATGTTCTGTCCACTCACACAGGTATGATGAGTTAACTATCACTCgaactgtcctattacaccatccaattacaagcatgacccctacactgtcctattagcACTCAGTCGGCAACTAGTatctgggaggcctgggtttGAATCTTATTAAAGCCTacaattgttttcaaatttattttctgcaGTGACTTTgattgcagctcacctgcaagcatcatttctttgtttgtaaaatgttttgttagCAGTTCAAATCAGACAAACCTTGTCTCCAACAGTTGGGCCATAAATGTCAATGTACAGTGGTCTTGGAATAGTCACTTTACTGACACCAGCATCAAGTTTATCCTATTGTCACATGAAAACAGTTCAAGATAATGTGATATCATAATATAATTAATCATATatgtattataattattatgtaAGATTACTGCCTCCTTAACTTTAAAGTTAAACAGCTTGTGGCCAGCAAGTGACAAGcaactttttttaatctctgGGTTTAAtccatgaatgaaaaaataaaacattaaattgCATGGAGgtaacaaatcctgcaatctaaCTAATGGGTTCTTAGTGTTTTACAGATGTTCCCATCTCCTGAGGTCATGGCACAGTAATCAAATGAATGTTTTTGCAAGTTTTTGTTTGGCTTTGGTTCATAAGCCTCTGGCAGCATGTTTTTGACCCTTCACACCCCAAAATCAGTaggaatattctccatactgttctctatacatgtcctaaggtgctgacaaagagaatttgtttaacaatcactagtttcattagttggtgatcatttcctttattctcatgatctcaacatttgattcagtggtgatattgtaaggagaaattagataccagtcTCTCTTAGGGATCAAAGAGTTACAAGACCTCAGTCAGAGATTTTAACTGACTGGAATTTCCCAACACTGACCTCTTACTAGGTTTATTtcatgtcttggtcacttgatCTTTCCCTTCAAACTCAGCGAGTTTTCTAAAGATTGATTGTTCCCAATGATTGTGTACCTCATCAGCTACAAGTAGtatgaaatatttaaatattactAAATATACAAACCTGTGGCTTATGAGCAAAACCCTTTGAAACAACCTTCTTCATGACAGTGTCCAAGTTTTCGGGCAAAGCTGGTCCATCAGTCAGTCCATTTCCTCCACGAACCACTCTAGCAAGGGGAATATTTTTATGATCAGTGGCAAACttaacaattatttgaaaagattgggtaaaagggagaaaaatcaTGTAATTTACAAGTAGAAAAGGTTAGTTTTTATCATCTTCTATGTAAGCATCACTAAAGAAAACCCTCAACTGACCTGTTTCCAGCAATGTCAACCAGTTCAACTGTTTTGGTGTCTCCAGGTTCAAATCTAACCGCAGTACCAGCAGCAATGTTctgtattattaaaaataatcacaaatCAACAAGTTCTCAAATGCAAGTGGACTTTTGATGCATTTAAATGTGAACTGGTAATTAGGGTTGGTAACATCAATTCATAGATGGATTTGAGGATGTTTAACAACACTCTTACAGTACTTAATTGAACCTTCAGATAAAATAACTagttatttgtttaaaataaatgagaaattaaacaaaaattaatattagcatgaaaatttaatttggtACTTCAAATTTATATCAATTTTGTAACCACCAACTGAGCTTAGGACACTAAATAAAAAAGTCTAATAAAGAgagtgaaaataatttaattttgaaaataaattccaaATATTGCAAGGCAAATCAGTTGACATTTAACAAAGGCTCAGCTAGAGAGCTGAGTTTAGGATTACTAAGGAACAAATCTAATTGAATACCCAAGATGAAGACAAGGATTTGGACCTGGAATGTTCAGCTTTCAAATCCAGTTTCTAACCACTTCCACACCTAGTGTCCATCTCTAACATATATTCAATTTGTGTTTAATTCTCCCTTGTATTTGTGGCACGTTCTCTTCTAAATGAGTtgggagaatttgatattatatcaagataacaacctcaaTCTGATCTTCTCAACACCTCATTTCTGGATAATGCTGttatattttagggagaagttacatattcaTCACCTCTAAGCATAAAAGGTTAAGTACAGGTCAATCTTACCAGTCTCATACCATAGGCAGCTGCCCTATCAAATTCTAGTTGCTTGTTGGCCTCAAGGAAATGATAATGACTTCCAACCTAGGGGTTGAAATGTGACAAAATACCAGGTTGACACAACATGCAGATTCCAAAATTTCATGCTatgaaaaaatacttaaaataagcaaaaaatatttcacaacaaGTACATTTTAAACACTTCATATTGAGAAGAAAAATCCAATTATGTATTTGCCAATATTTTTTTGAGTCAAACAAGTTGTCAAAAAAAACACTCAGGTCCAATAAGAAAGGGGGGAGGGAGTCTGGACCTTCTAGACCCTCCCCCCTGGATCTAACACAGACATAATTATATGACTACTAGTTTGCTATTTGTGTTTGGTTGGAGTTTCATGACAAAATTCACTTGAGCTCAGCCAGtttaaaaaacacattttttataacatagctgTAGCAAATTTGTGTagtcaaattaaaatttgccaCTTTTCTTCACATTCCCATTTTACATGCTGATGAAATACATTTGCACCGCAGCCCAGCAAACGGAATTTATCACATtacaacatttcaaatttttctttggaaatgcTATAATCTACTGATTCATGCATCTTCTTGTTTCAATTGTATTATATATCTTGATAACTTtgcaattgattatttaattattcaacggacttaattttattttattttatttaacaattgtatttttattaatgattatctttgtttaattgtatcggTATGTGATCCTTAGCAGAGACAGCACTTGTTTTAGAAGGGTGGCCCGCCTAGAATAGCTTGCTAATTGCGGGTCACCTAGGACTGTgataatattgtattgctaacaaataaaattgaattgaaattgaattgaattgaattgcatcAACTGTGTCTCATATAAAGATATGAAGTACTTGCTACACCTCAAGCAAATCATTATACATATGACACAAGAAGCGATTGtaagtttttcattatttaccTCTAAATTGACAAGTGAGCAAAATATTGCCAGACATACCTGAATAGGCCGGTCACACAAGCTTGTGACTTTCAGTTTGATCGTCCTTCTCTGAGCATTGAGTAAAATGTCTCCTTTGACTGAGGGAATCATGGCACCAGGTGAATTTCTACCACCcttgaaaaataacaacaagTGGAAATCACATCAGACCACCAGATATATTTGGAGTCTAAAATCCCCCTTTGgaattttctttaatataacAAGTCTTGTCACAAGACAAGTACATTAACtaactctttaaaccctaacagtgatcagcatctaatttctccttagagtaACACTGCTGAATTGTTCATTAAAAACatgaggaaaaaagaaaatgatcaccaacttagtGATAAGaggttttgattgttaaacaaattctccttgtcggtaacaaaggaaatgcatagagaagagtaaggagaatatggatactgatgttagagtataaagagttgaccctttaactctctaggatctgattgttaattctcccctctggttgctacacatttccttgtgaattagttatgagaatgtggtgttagatcaagatgacaacatctacctgataagtctgagtagTCTCgttacctttttgctggataatgtatggatattatagggagaagctatgtgttaatcacttctgagagttaaaggattaaaggaCACTGGAAAACTACTAGTGAGAGAAACCTGATGAAACACAGCAAAGTAACCAACCATAAACAAGCATCCATCCTAGAGAGAGTAGCAGTACTCATAGCTGCTTCATGCCATAAAGATGCAGACAGCCTAAAGTAGTTTGGGCCATTTGGCTGAAGTTTTAACTATCAATAACTTTATACACAAATTTCTAACACTAAGTTAAGAGGATACTTGATAACTGAGCCTTTCAAGAGTTAATTCATAAAATCAATTGGCAAGTATGCAGTTATTATAAAAAGTTAGTCTTTGAATTTCAAGACATCACTCACCATAGACACAACATTAGCACTTGCAGATGAAAATATCTCCACTGAAGGCACTGGTAGGAAGCTTCCATAGAGAGCAAGATTCAAGTCTCCATTTTCTTGGCATATTGGACTGTGAACTGTGACCTGAGGGTAAAGCATTCGAGGATCAATGTCAGCATCTGAGCAACAGagtacctacccctcccctaacccaacattacACCTAACTTGTTctcagttgactgttgtttggttgggggaggggtgggtgttTAGTTGCTTAGATATTGACACTGATCTGAATTTGAATGTTTAAAGGGATGTAATAAGATATGATAGCTGACAGAATTGTAAAATGGTATACTTTTCTTATACAATGTGTGTAATGAAACAATGGTCTATTCTAGGCCAACAATGATTTCAGAAGAACATCTaacataaaaagacaaaatttattttaatctatAGTCAGCCACTATAAATATTTTAACCCCTTTATGCCCAAGATCtaactgttaattctcccctctagctgctacacatttccacATAAATTGGTTATAAAAATTTGGTATAAGATCAAGGTAACATTACTTCTACCTGATCAGTTTGAATATCCTCATCACCAGTTTGCTGGATGATgcggagaagttacatattaatcGCTCACCAATTTAGTGCCATCAGGAAATGTCCCTTCCACTTGCACTTCTTCAACAAGTTCCCCTACCCCTGGTAATACTTGATTCACacctaaaaaggaaaaaaccttaACCCCTCACACTCTAGcatcagtatgcttattctctatactgttcgCTATGCCcttcctaatgtgctgacaagaTTCCACCTGAAGTTTCCACCTGTTCATATGTGGCACAAGACAACAACGGCAGTCAGCTCAGTTGCTGAGACCAGTTTGTAATCTTTAGGGTAGATGTTAATTTACCAATAGGGGAAAACTGACCTAAAAATTGCTTCCCAATGTTCATCAACTCTGCAACAGTCTTTCCATCACGGATGAATTCATTGAgctgtaatttaaaatttgaacaaaaacataaacagaGCTGAACAATGTTCACCCCTGCTAAGGACCACCCCCTTGGCTAATTTCCATATCTCAGCTCATTTGGCAAGGCTTGGAAGTTCTAAGCATTATTCAGAACTTATGGGATTTTTTGGAAATTTGGGtacttttgaatgaaatttacaatgcatttcatttcaatataaACAGCCCCACATTTTAGTGTGCATCTATGCAGTTCTTgcaaaaactataaaaatatCTCTCTCCAGAAAAGTTAACAAGTATACTGGTGTGGATGGAAGACTTTGGTGGTGCTTTTAGAGTAAAGATGTCCTTTTCACACTCTTTGGAAGCAAAGTGTTCGCGTGGTAAGCGGGCTCACTGTGTTTGCGTAAGGAACAATCGAATGTTAGCACCTTTAGTTACAGTTAATTGGAAGGACACACATTATAAGCTCATGTAACAACAGCTTAACTTTTAGCACGTGTTCCTGTATCATACCAGTATTTCATCTAACACGACGCTTTGTTTGGGGGTTCTCACCAAAAGCCCGTACATGTTGCATTGCATGGGAACAATGCCACTCAAGCATCACAAATTAATTTACACATGCTTGTAACCACATGGTTTTTCAGTACCTGAGAAGCGATCAGAGCCACAGTTTCGggtaaattaagttttaaaccACGTGCAAGTCGTTTCTGAGCCAAAAACCCAGTTTGATGTATCAGAAGACCCTCTAATTCT containing:
- the LOC131786823 gene encoding urease subunit alpha isoform X1, which codes for MRLSPKELEGLLIHQTGFLAQKRLARGLKLNLPETVALIASQLNEFIRDGKTVAELMNIGKQFLGVNQVLPGVGELVEEVQVEGTFPDGTKLVTVHSPICQENGDLNLALYGSFLPVPSVEIFSSASANVVSMGGRNSPGAMIPSVKGDILLNAQRRTIKLKVTSLCDRPIQVGSHYHFLEANKQLEFDRAAAYGMRLNIAAGTAVRFEPGDTKTVELVDIAGNRVVRGGNGLTDGPALPENLDTVMKKVVSKGFAHKPQDKLDAGVSKVTIPRPLYIDIYGPTVGDKVCLGDSCLIVEVEKDYTVYGDELKFGGGKVLREGMGQAANVTNDTALDTVITNALIVDAVAGVIKADVGIKNGMISAIGKGGNPDVMAGVTEGMVCGVGTEVIAGEGLILTAGGIDAHIHFTCPQLAEEAIASGLTTMVGGGTGPATGTCATTCTPGPNHIKAMIQSTDGFPLNFGFTGKGNTSKSSGVAAELEEQIKAGAIGLKLHEDWGTTPAAIDCALTAAEKHDVQITIHTDTLNESACVEQSVEAFKGRTIHTYHSEGAGGGHAPDIIKVCSEANVIPSSTNPTRPFTRNTIDEHLDMLMVCHHLDKNLKEDVAFAESRIRAETIAAEDILHDMGAISIISSDSQAMGRVGEVICRTWQTADKMKKLRGKLSDETGDNDNIRVRRYVAKYTINPALAHGMSHVIGSIEVGKLADLVLWNPALFGSKPEIVVKGGQIAWSQMGNPNASIPTPQPVRPRPMFGAFGAAIGANSVVFISQECTKHNVCQTYGISKKTIAVKGCRTVKKKDMVLNNYLPKLTVDPQTYKVHIVDPDNPSIKEHITCNPAETIPMAQRFFIF
- the LOC131786823 gene encoding urease subunit alpha isoform X2, producing the protein MQCNMYGLLVRTPKQSVVLDEILLNEFIRDGKTVAELMNIGKQFLGVNQVLPGVGELVEEVQVEGTFPDGTKLVTVHSPICQENGDLNLALYGSFLPVPSVEIFSSASANVVSMGGRNSPGAMIPSVKGDILLNAQRRTIKLKVTSLCDRPIQVGSHYHFLEANKQLEFDRAAAYGMRLNIAAGTAVRFEPGDTKTVELVDIAGNRVVRGGNGLTDGPALPENLDTVMKKVVSKGFAHKPQDKLDAGVSKVTIPRPLYIDIYGPTVGDKVCLGDSCLIVEVEKDYTVYGDELKFGGGKVLREGMGQAANVTNDTALDTVITNALIVDAVAGVIKADVGIKNGMISAIGKGGNPDVMAGVTEGMVCGVGTEVIAGEGLILTAGGIDAHIHFTCPQLAEEAIASGLTTMVGGGTGPATGTCATTCTPGPNHIKAMIQSTDGFPLNFGFTGKGNTSKSSGVAAELEEQIKAGAIGLKLHEDWGTTPAAIDCALTAAEKHDVQITIHTDTLNESACVEQSVEAFKGRTIHTYHSEGAGGGHAPDIIKVCSEANVIPSSTNPTRPFTRNTIDEHLDMLMVCHHLDKNLKEDVAFAESRIRAETIAAEDILHDMGAISIISSDSQAMGRVGEVICRTWQTADKMKKLRGKLSDETGDNDNIRVRRYVAKYTINPALAHGMSHVIGSIEVGKLADLVLWNPALFGSKPEIVVKGGQIAWSQMGNPNASIPTPQPVRPRPMFGAFGAAIGANSVVFISQECTKHNVCQTYGISKKTIAVKGCRTVKKKDMVLNNYLPKLTVDPQTYKVHIVDPDNPSIKEHITCNPAETIPMAQRFFIF